Below is a window of Impatiens glandulifera chromosome 2, dImpGla2.1, whole genome shotgun sequence DNA.
tcattaaaaatattcttcaaatgttgatcaaattaattcaattattaaaacaagtcaaatatccaatatattaatatatatatattttttggctTTATTCAGAACAAGAGTTACTTAAATATTCACATATCGTTTAATTCATCTACCAGATCTCgatcaattaattcattaattataaaaaaaaaaaatcacctgtcattaaaattatcattaatcattctaaaactaatttaaaaaagtttgtcaaaataaaaataaagtttaatttatttatttaaggtaGGTCCACCGACACAATGAAGAGCGCACCATCTTTCTGCCAGCTGTCGCATAAACTAACAGACAGAAGCATCCAATTTGCATTTCCAAAACCGCGTCCATATCGGTACTCGTCGTCGGAcggcctcctcctcctcctcccctTTTCACCggtgaatataataaatataataatatatatatatatatgaacatttgGAGAGTGTTCATAGTCTATCTCCGACCTCGTCGTCTGTTTCAATTCTAGGAATTGAGTGTAAGAGTGTAAGAGAGATCGTGGACGACAACAATGGAGCTTTTCTTCTACTTGGTTTTCGGTTCTCTCGCGGCCGTAGTCGTCATCTTTGAGGTCAGCAAGAGCAATAAAGATCGAGCCAATACATCTCAGGCCTTCAATTCCTTCAAAAACAATTACCTCGTTGTCTATTCTCTCATGATGGGTAagcaatcaatcaatcaaacgAGATCTATCATCTTCTTGCTTAATTAATCTCATCCTTCGTTTTCTTCTTCCTATTTCAAACCATcaattttgtgttctttcggATCCCTAATTTTCTCTCAAGTTTTTTTCACCCTTTACCTGGTGTGTTGTACATACATATAGCTGGAGACTGGTTGCAGGGGCCATATGTATACTTCCTCTACAGCCAGTACGGCTATGGAAAAGGGGAGATTGGACAGCTATTTATAGCAGGGTTTGGATCATCCATGTTGTTTGGTACCATTGTTGGCTCTTTAGCTGATAAACAGTAAGAGAATCATCTGAATCATCATTTAATGAATTAATCtgacaaaatataaatgtaataatttatctttcatAAACTGAATCCAGGGGCCGAAAGAGAGCTTGTGTGACTTACTGCATAACTTACATCTTAAGCTGCATTACCAAACACTCTCCTCAATACAAGGTTCTTTTGCTGGGCCGTATTCTTGGTGGTATTGCCACTTCTTTGCTCTTTTCTGCATTCGAATCTTGGCTAGTGGCCGAACACTTTAAGGTGATTTAATGATTAATTGATTGATATGCATATTCTCTCCTGTATCtatctaatctaatctaatctaatctaataatatgttgGTTCTACAGAGAGGGTTTGATCAACAATGGCTATCATTAACATTTTCAAAGGCAATTTTTCTGGGGAATGGTCTACTTGCTATTGTCTCTGGGTTGTTTGGAAACTTTTTAGTTGACGCAATGAATCTAGGGCCAGTGGCGCCTTTCGATGCTGCTGCTTGCTTTCTAGCTGTTGGGATGGCCATTATCTTATCTTCATGGAGTGAGAACTTTGGGGACCCTTCTGAGAACAAGGACTTGCTTCAACAGTTCAAGGGCGCTGCAAAGACAATAGCTTCAGGTACTGCCCtcctttttctttctctctgttCATTCATTTATCTTGCCAATAATAATGTActgtattttttaacttttaattaccATGGTTTGTGTAATTTCTTGTTATTCATAATATACTAAACTAAGCATAATAATGTGTAGATGAGAAGATTGCACTATTGGGCGCCATACAGTCCCTTTTCGAAGGGTCAATGTATACATTTGTTTTCTTGTGGACTCCAGCTTTAAGCCCAAACGATGAAGAGATTCCGCATGGCTTTATCTTTGCAACCTTCATGTTATCATCCATGTTGGGAAGCTCAATTGCATCTCACCTCATGGCCAATGCGTCCATTAGAGTCGAGAAATACATGCAGCTGGTATTCGTCATTTCCGCCGGTGCTCTCTTGCTGCCTGTTCTTACATATGTAAGTTGCTTTCTTCGCTCCTGTTTCCAGCCAGCCAATCTTTCTATGTTTTAacaaatttgtaaatttttctTTTGGAAAATAGTACTTTGTAAGTCCTTTGGCTGCCGGGGAAGGAGGCGGAGGCATCTCAATTGCAGGTTGTATCCAACTTCTTGGATTCTGTACTTTTGAAGGATGTGTAGGGATATTCTGGCCCTCCATCATGAAGATGAGGTCCCAGTATATTCCAGAGGAAGCCAGAAGTACCATAATGAATTTTTTCCGAATTCCTCTAAACTTGTTCGTGTGTATTATCCTATACAATGTCAACGCTTTCCCGATCATGATCATGTTTGGTATGTGCTCGCTCTTCCTTTTGGTGGCATCGCTCTTGCAAAGACGACTATTGGTCATTGCTGAGAAAACAAGTAAGCAAAATATACATACTTTTACCAAgtctgttttttcttttaacaagtctaataataattatatatctgTTCCTTCATTACAGAGACTGAAGAAGACTGGACTCCATTAAAAGAGAAGGTTACTGAGATGGAAGCATTGACTGTGTGAAGGATAAAAAGCCGAAAAAAACTTGAATGAGGTGAATGAAAGAAACAAAACTGTTTTGTTGCCCTACTTGTTAATGGAAGGAGAGAAGCAACAAAATCAAGAATTCTGGCTAAGCAAGATTTAGATATCTCTTTTGGCTATAAATGATactaaattattcattttttgtaatattttccATTTAACTTCTTGTTGTTTCTTGAAGATAATACCAACTAAACTGAGTATATTTGCTCTGAATTTTTGACAAAATCTGTCTTTATTTTTAGCTGTCAGTGTAATTTCTGGGATGCATATGTAACAAAAACATAGTGTTTTAAGGCAACGGATCTCTATCACTATTATGAATTggtaaattatttgttttaaatatgagGACTTTCGAGAATAAGGTAAGAATGTTCCGAATTCTAAAC
It encodes the following:
- the LOC124927826 gene encoding molybdate-anion transporter-like, translated to MELFFYLVFGSLAAVVVIFEVSKSNKDRANTSQAFNSFKNNYLVVYSLMMAGDWLQGPYVYFLYSQYGYGKGEIGQLFIAGFGSSMLFGTIVGSLADKQGRKRACVTYCITYILSCITKHSPQYKVLLLGRILGGIATSLLFSAFESWLVAEHFKRGFDQQWLSLTFSKAIFLGNGLLAIVSGLFGNFLVDAMNLGPVAPFDAAACFLAVGMAIILSSWSENFGDPSENKDLLQQFKGAAKTIASDEKIALLGAIQSLFEGSMYTFVFLWTPALSPNDEEIPHGFIFATFMLSSMLGSSIASHLMANASIRVEKYMQLVFVISAGALLLPVLTYYFVSPLAAGEGGGGISIAGCIQLLGFCTFEGCVGIFWPSIMKMRSQYIPEEARSTIMNFFRIPLNLFVCIILYNVNAFPIMIMFGMCSLFLLVASLLQRRLLVIAEKTKTEEDWTPLKEKVTEMEALTV